Below is a genomic region from Malassezia restricta chromosome VIII, complete sequence.
CTGTTCCATCAAGTAGTACTCACGCTGGCGCTTCTGAATTTTGTTTTCAACGTCCTTGCTGATCTTGCTTTGCAGCTGAGCATTGACTAGCTCCTTCTTGAGTACAAGGAGGGCTTTTTGCAGCCGATCTTCAATATTCATCGACTCTAGCACGCCCTGCAATTCTtccgtgtcgctgctggacacgGCCGCAGCAAAGTCAGCTAGTTTCTCAGGTTCTTCAAACACATTGCCAGCACCCTGCGAGATGCTAAAGTTGGCAATTTGATCACGGAAAAGAGGATTCAAGTTAGCAATGTCCTTGAAAACACTAATGAGTTCTGACATGACCGCACGCGTGTACTGGCTTGGCTTGCGATCGTAGGGTTCCATTTGAAGATTGGTGACATTGACAAGTGAGACCTCGTACTGATGCAAAAAGGCGGTCTGAAAAGGTGGGTTGTGAGATGGTATGCTGGATGTGTCGTCCGACTCGTCTTCTTGGTTTTCTTGCTCTGCGACGGCTTTCGGCGCCTCGGGTGGCTGAGAGGGCACGGGCTGGTCCTTCGGCATGGGCGTAATGAGTTCATCGATGACGATACGTCGATGCGGGTACAAGACAGCTGTGATACCCTCTTCAGAATCATCCATCTTCGACCCTGAGTGTGCGGGGAAAATGCTCGTGATTTGAGCAAATACACCGACGCGGTGCACGCGGTCCATGCTGACGATCACGTCGGAgtcttcttcctcgtccttTAGCAAAAACGCTCCGACGTATGGCTGGCCACGTTTCATAGCGTCCTTGATGGCAGCGCACACATGTGGGTTTCTGATGACCACAGCCTTGTAAAATCCAGGGAATAGAGGCCGACGAGTGATGGGTAGCGCTAGGACCTGTGGGTACACGGAGGGGACAGAATTGCGTGAGAGTAGCAACGAGCCCTTCCCCTCTCCTTTCGAGTCATCATCGTGGTTGTTGTTGTTGTTGTCTCCATCATGGCCTGATGAACcggatgcgctgcttccctcgccctcgtcgccgCTCTGAGAGGCAGGCGCCTGATCGTTTTGTGCAGGATCATCGTCGCCACGGTCTGACGCTTTCACACTAGTTGGTCTTTTTTCGTCATCCTCGCGCACAATGACAACACGTGGTGTGGGATTCTTGCTCCTGGGCAACATGCACCGCGTGCTTGTGTTCATATGTGCCACGGGTGTCATGATTTGGGTGGCGCGCAAATGTGTAGCACGAACACCGTATAATTTTTTACCAACAGGTGCACATCTTTTGATGCGCGCACCAGTGGCGGTGGTCCACACACGCCGTATAGATTGTCGTGTCGGCATCATCGTCAGTGGCAAAAAGCGTTGAGCGTTCGTCCAGTCGATGACAAGCGTGCGTCATCGATCTCTGCCACGTGGCTTTATGACAGAAACTGCGCGTTGCTTCTCGGTCATCCAGACGCGTGCGCGTTGCTCCACGAACACGTCGACGATCCGACGGGCATGTCCATGGCAGATGACGCGTCGCATAAGCGACGCAAAATCCATGCTCAGCCAGGTTCATTCACTGATACGCTAGCAAATCTAGATGATGCACAGACTGGTACGTACTGCGACGCTCACGACATCGTAGATCCCAGCGCGACATGGGAACGGCCGCCACTTGCACCACTGGACGCGACTCAGCACAGCGTGGTGTTCCAGCAAATTGACGTGGAAGAGTGCCAGCTATCTCATGCGGTACCAGAGATTCGCATGTACGGCGCAACGCAGGAAGGGCACCCCGTCTTGGTACATGTGCACGGATTTCTCCCCTACTTTTACGTACACGCGCCCCGTGGCTTTTTCGCATCTACGTGTGCGGACCTGAAGAATTCAGTCAATGCATCGTTTGGAATGAATGTAGTAGCGGATGTGGCGCTTGAAAGCAAAAAGAATCTGATGCAGTACACGGGCCCTGAAAGCATTGCCTTTCTGAAAATTACGGTGAGTGATCTACGTTCCTTGCCGCGTGTGCGAGGCGCGTTTGAGCGCGGCGAGATTTCGTTTCGTGACTTGTTTGTCGCTGGTGAGCCGAATGTATCGTTTGACAACGTGGCCTATACGCTCCGCTTCATGATTGATCACCAGGTGGTGGGTATGAACTGGATTGAGATTCCTGCTGGCCGATATACCCTTCGAGCGCCGAACGAGCGTATTTCACGGTGCCAAATTGAGCTCGACTGTGGGCCGGATGCGATCGTGTCGCATGCGCCCCATGACGAGTGGCTCAAGatggcgccgctgcgtaCGCTCAGCTTCGATATTGAGTGTGCGGGTCGGAAAGGTGTGTTTCCGGACCCGAACGTGGACCCTGTCATTCAGATCGCGAATATGGTGACGCGGCAAGGCGAGTCGGCGCCCTTTGTAAAGAACATTTTCACGCTCGGCTCGTGTTCGCACATTGTGGGGTGCCATGTGATGTCGTTTGACACGGAAGTCGAGCTTCTCGAGGCGTGGTCTGACTTTGTGCAGCGTGTGGATCCTGATGTGGTCATTGGGTATAACATTTCCAACTTTGACTTCCCCTACCTGCTGGACCGTGCCAAGGCTCTGAAAGTGACCACGTTCCCGTTTCTAGGTCGTGAAAAGAATGCGCGCAGCGAGGCCAAAGACACACACTTCTCATCCAAGGCGTACGGTACGCGCGACTCGAAGCACACAGAATTGCAGGGCCGTATCCAGCTGGATATGCTGCAAGTCATGCAGCGAGATTACAAGCTGCGCAGCTATTCGCTGAATTCTGTGTCGTTCGAGTTTCTGAAGGAACAGAAGGAAGATGTGCATCACTCGCTCATCACCGAGCTGCAGAACGCGGGGCCAGAGACTCGACGCCGATTGGCCGTGTACTGTCTGAAGGATGCCTATTTGCCGCAGCGATTGATGGACAAGCTCATGTGTCTGATCAATTACACAGAAATGGCGCGTGTCACAGGCGTGCCGTTCAACTACCTCCTGAGCCGTGGTCAGCAAATCAAGGTGATATCGCAGCTATTCCGCAAGGCGCGTGAAGATGGCTACTTGATCCCCGCGTACAAAAATGAGGGCGGCGACGACCAGTATGAGGGTGCCACGGTCCTAGATCCTAAGCAGGGCTACTATGACAAGCCCATTGCCACGCTGGATTTTGCGTCGCTGTATCCGTCTATCATGATGGCGCACAATCTGTGCTATACGACGCTGATCGACAAGCGCACCATTGAGCGGCTGGCACTGGTCGAAGGGCAGGACTATGTCGTGACGCCGAACAAGAACTATTTCGTCACGACCTCGCGTCGAAAGGGCCTGTTGCCCGATGTGTTGGAGCATTTGCTGGCAGCACGTAAAGCGGCCAAGGCCGATCTTAAGAAGGAGACAGATCCGCTGCGGCGTGCGGTGCTGGATGGTCGTCAGCTTGCGCTGAAGGTGAGTGCGAATTCCGTGTACGGTTTCACTGGTGCGACGGTCGGCCGTTTGCCATGCCTGGAGATTTCCATGAGTGTCACCGCGTATGGCCGTCAGATGATTGAGGAGACCAAGCGCCAAGTCGAGGCGCGGTACACGATCAAGAACGGCTACGCCCATGATGCGGTCGTCATATACGGTGACACAGACTCGGTGATGGTCAAGTTTGGCGTGAGTCACGTCGAGGAGGCCATGGCACTTGGTGCGGAGGCGGCCGAGTACGTGAGCAAGTCGTTTGTCAAGCCGATTCGACTTGAGTTCGAGAAGGTCTACTTTCCCTACTTGTTGATCAACAAGAAGCGGTATGCTGGTTTGTACTGGACGCGTCCAGAGACGCACGATAAGATGGACACCAAGGGTATCGAGACGGTGCGCCGTGACAATTGCCGACTCGTGCGCACGGTGATTGAGACGTGTCTGCGCAAGATGCTGATTGACCGGGACGTGCGTGGGGCGGAAGACTATGCCAAGCAAGTGATTGCCGACCTGCTGCAGAACAAGATTGACATGTCGCAGCTGGTGATATCCAAGGCGCTTGCCAAGGCGGACTATGCGGCGAAGCAAGCGCATGTCGAGTTGgctgagcgcatgcgcaagcGTGACGCTGGCTCAGCGCCCGCGTTGGGCGACCGTGTGGCGTATGTGATTGTCAAGGGAACGAAGGGCAGTGCCGCGTATGAAAAGTCCGAGGATCCACTGTATGCGCTGGAGCACAATATTCCGATCGACACGCGCTACTATCTCGACAACCAGCTGTCCAAGCCGCTGTTGCGTATCTTTGAGCCGATTCTCGGCGAGCGGGCCAATAGCCTGTTGAGTGGCGAGCATACCCGCGTTCTACAAGTCGCCACGTCGAATGTGGGTGCGCTCATGAAGTTTGCGGTCAAGACGGTGCAGTGCCTGGGGTGTCGTACGCCGCTCAAGGATCAGCATGCGGCCGTGTGCTCGAACTGCAAGCCGCGTGAGACGGAGCTGTACTTTGACAAGGTGCGGCGTGTGAGTGAGGCTGAGATGGAGTTCAACCGGCTGTGGACGTGCTGCCAACGGTGTCAGGGTTCGCTGGCGAATGACGTCTTGTGTTCGAACCAAGACTGCCCGATTTTCTTTAAGCGCAAGCGGGCGCAGATGGACGCGGAGGATGCGAATcatgtcgtgcagcgctTTGATCTATCGTGGTAACTatgtgcgccgcttcttggccatgcgctcgtgaGCGCGTTGGATGATGGCGTCGTCTTGCGCGTTGTCAAAGACGGCGTCATCGGGCTCctgtgccatgcgccgcttgtCGCCCTTGTTGATGGGTTCGATCTTGAGTTTGCACACGAAGAAGCCGTCCATATTGTGTACATGAGGGAAGatgcggcggcacagcgtcatgcgctcgtcgaacGTGCGACTGCGGAATCGTTTGAGGCCGTCGCGGCCAAAGTCGATGCCGGTCGGTACGATGCGTACGTTCGGGCgtttgcgcagcgcatacTCGATGACTTCTTCGTTCTCTTCGACCATGACGGAGCATGTACTGTATACGACATAGCCGCCCGTCTCTGACTTGGGGTTGACGCTGTCGATGGCGCACAGAATGAGCTGTTTTTGCAGTTGTGTGAGCAGGATCAGGTCGCGCTTGGACTTGTTTGTCTTGACGCTCGCGTCCTTGCTAATGACGCCGGTGCCCGAGCAAGGCGAGTCGAGCATGACGCGGTCGAAGCCGCCCAGGACCTTGGGGAACTGTCTGCCATCGTAGTTGCACACGACAATGTTGCGGCAGCCCATGCGGTGGACGTTGGCCGTCAGACTCTTGATGCGTGCCTTGTTGCTGTCGTTCGCAAAGATGCAGCCGGTGTTTTGCATGAGGGCGGAGAGGTATGTCACCTTGCCGCCCGGTGCACTGGCCATGTCCAGGATGCGTTCGTGGGGCTgtggcgccagcgccatgcacggcaGGAAGGATGAGACGGCCTGCAGCATGTAATCGCCCACGAGATACTCGGGCGTCGCGCCGATTGGCACGGCGCTCTCGAACACTTGCAGGCCGACCTTGCTCCATGGGCCCACAGGCTCCAGACTTACGCCGCGATTGATGAGCTTCTGTGCCAGGTcgcggcgtcgtgtgcGCAGTGTATTGGCGCGGATCGTGACGGGCCGAGGCACTTCGTTGGCCTCGAAAAAGGCGATGGCCTCTTCGGGCGAAAACAGGTCCAACACTTTCTCGGCCAGGAACTCATTGTACCCATAGTATGTCTGTACATCCTTGCACAGCCGATCCATATAATCTGCGCGCGACCTGTCTggctcggcgagcgcggcgaagTTGGACAGGACACGCACCACTTCTtggatgcgcatgtgcacgagTTGGAGGTTCAGAGGTTGGCGttgctcttcttcctcttcttcgacgGTGGGCAGGAGGAACTGAttcgcctcgtcgtcctccGGGTCCTCACCTTCCACGgcgtcctcgtcttcgaggtcctcgtcctcgagGTCCTTGCCCTCGAGGTTCTCGCCTTCGAGGTCCTCGCCTTCCGCGTCCTCCCCCTCGAGCGGATCGTCGCCCTCGAAGTCTTCGCCTGCTAGGTCATCCTCGTTGTCTTCGacgtcttcgtcttcgGCCTCCTCTTCTAGGTCCTCGTCTTCGGCATCTTCGTCTAtttcctcgtcgtcggcctcCTCTTCTAGGTCCTCGTCTTCGTTATCTTCTCCTTCCAGGTCCCCTTGGGCATCTTCGTCTAGGTCCTCGT
It encodes:
- a CDS encoding DNA polymerase delta subunit 1; protein product: MSMADDASHKRRKIHAQPGSFTDTLANLDDAQTDPSATWERPPLAPLDATQHSVVFQQIDVEECQLSHAVPEIRMYGATQEGHPVLVHVHGFLPYFYVHAPRGFFASTCADLKNSVNASFGMNVVADVALESKKNLMQYTGPESIAFLKITVSDLRSLPRVRGAFERGEISFRDLFVAGEPNVSFDNVAYTLRFMIDHQVVGMNWIEIPAGRYTLRAPNERISRCQIELDCGPDAIVSHAPHDEWLKMAPLRTLSFDIECAGRKGVFPDPNVDPVIQIANMVTRQGESAPFVKNIFTLGSCSHIVGCHVMSFDTEVELLEAWSDFVQRVDPDVVIGYNISNFDFPYLLDRAKALKVTTFPFLGREKNARSEAKDTHFSSKAYGTRDSKHTELQGRIQLDMLQVMQRDYKLRSYSLNSVSFEFLKEQKEDVHHSLITELQNAGPETRRRLAVYCLKDAYLPQRLMDKLMCLINYTEMARVTGVPFNYLLSRGQQIKVISQLFRKAREDGYLIPAYKNEGGDDQYEGATVLDPKQGYYDKPIATLDFASLYPSIMMAHNLCYTTLIDKRTIERLALVEGQDYVVTPNKNYFVTTSRRKGLLPDVLEHLLAARKAAKADLKKETDPLRRAVLDGRQLALKVSANSVYGFTGATVGRLPCLEISMSVTAYGRQMIEETKRQVEARYTIKNGYAHDAVVIYGDTDSVMVKFGVSHVEEAMALGAEAAEYVSKSFVKPIRLEFEKVYFPYLLINKKRYAGLYWTRPETHDKMDTKGIETVRRDNCRLVRTVIETCLRKMLIDRDVRGAEDYAKQVIADLLQNKIDMSQLVISKALAKADYAAKQAHVELAERMRKRDAGSAPALGDRVAYVIVKGTKGSAAYEKSEDPLYALEHNIPIDTRYYLDNQLSKPLLRIFEPILGERANSLLSGEHTRVLQVATSNVGALMKFAVKTVQCLGCRTPLKDQHAAVCSNCKPRETELYFDKVRRVSEAEMEFNRLWTCCQRCQGSLANDVLCSNQDCPIFFKRKRAQMDAEDANHVVQRFDLSW
- a CDS encoding 25S rRNA (cytosine2870-C5)-methyltransferase, translated to MGRRAKSKQPPPAPLPEPKRIKEQPPKAPSKRETGAAHAPRPRGKEPAGQASSQPAKAAPRTRPPADAPPDISADQILESLGLPKDKKLTERQKKKVLAEVERLELLLKSSGYSVDEGSDDAQDQHADDEDLEEEAEDEDLDEDAQGDLEGEDNEDEDLEEEADDEEIDEDAEDEDLEEEAEDEDVEDNEDDLAGEDFEGDDPLEGEDAEGEDLEGENLEGKDLEDEDLEDEDAVEGEDPEDDEANQFLLPTVEEEEEEQRQPLNLQLVHMRIQEVVRVLSNFAALAEPDRSRADYMDRLCKDVQTYYGYNEFLAEKVLDLFSPEEAIAFFEANEVPRPVTIRANTLRTRRRDLAQKLINRGVSLEPVGPWSKVGLQVFESAVPIGATPEYLVGDYMLQAVSSFLPCMALAPQPHERILDMASAPGGKVTYLSALMQNTGCIFANDSNKARIKSLTANVHRMGCRNIVVCNYDGRQFPKVLGGFDRVMLDSPCSGTGVISKDASVKTNKSKRDLILLTQLQKQLILCAIDSVNPKSETGGYVVYSTCSVMVEENEEVIEYALRKRPNVRIVPTGIDFGRDGLKRFRSRTFDERMTLCRRIFPHVHNMDGFFVCKLKIEPINKGDKRRMAQEPDDAVFDNAQDDAIIQRAHERMAKKRRT